From a region of the Streptomyces tirandamycinicus genome:
- a CDS encoding ParB/RepB/Spo0J family partition protein, which yields MAGNLKRAKRNSSGGGANVPSPSTEANAAFYALPPTEADGEALSIELSDISANPFNDRDTGDVTNLAESIKKDGLLQDVSVIHASVFTECYPEVEGITTKYVLAFGERRWRAHQAAGLSHISAVLRNDVAPKIRRVLFVENFHRKQLSPMEEARRFYRMNTEEGMSYREIVEELSLGGPNHVSRRIELLKLPAALQDVVGTDEGPGVTLARDILGKFAEPENQIRAWELIRDEEISLGEAVQRIHGGDGVPQGNDVPIQRTAEPAASPAPASGAEETPASDEKTATGKKPKTQTPQPKIIAADKDTAHRNNASADRESACKHLVGLGAKLTAEQQDALFARALLANTQQAPARTRAHRWLREASQAEFTISDTDSYFEAVLSSGKDDLINRVAFVTALAAGEVRARDGRRQWDRTDADHVRLLIEVGNYHPQTGWERAQLTKFGVPFPGADEEPDADPIS from the coding sequence GTGGCAGGGAACCTGAAGAGGGCCAAGAGGAACAGCAGCGGGGGTGGCGCAAACGTCCCATCCCCGAGCACCGAGGCGAATGCCGCGTTCTACGCACTCCCGCCCACTGAGGCGGACGGCGAGGCATTGAGCATCGAGCTCTCGGACATCTCGGCGAACCCGTTCAACGACCGGGACACCGGGGACGTGACAAACCTCGCTGAAAGCATCAAGAAGGACGGCCTGCTCCAAGACGTGTCGGTGATTCACGCCTCCGTCTTCACCGAGTGCTATCCCGAGGTCGAGGGCATCACCACGAAGTACGTGCTCGCCTTCGGCGAGCGGCGTTGGCGCGCCCACCAGGCCGCCGGCCTGAGCCACATCTCCGCGGTCCTGCGCAACGACGTGGCGCCGAAGATCCGGCGGGTCCTGTTCGTTGAGAACTTTCACCGCAAGCAGCTCTCCCCGATGGAGGAGGCGCGGCGGTTCTACCGCATGAACACCGAGGAGGGGATGAGCTACCGGGAGATCGTTGAAGAGCTCAGCCTCGGCGGCCCGAACCACGTCTCCCGGCGGATCGAGCTCCTGAAGCTCCCCGCCGCGCTCCAGGACGTCGTCGGCACCGACGAAGGCCCAGGTGTCACGCTCGCGCGAGACATCCTCGGCAAGTTCGCCGAGCCCGAGAACCAGATCCGCGCCTGGGAGCTGATCCGAGACGAGGAGATCTCTCTCGGTGAAGCAGTGCAGCGCATCCACGGGGGCGACGGTGTTCCCCAGGGGAACGACGTACCGATCCAGCGGACCGCGGAGCCGGCGGCGAGCCCTGCTCCTGCGTCAGGCGCAGAGGAGACCCCGGCGTCCGACGAGAAGACAGCGACCGGGAAGAAGCCGAAGACGCAGACGCCGCAGCCGAAGATCATTGCGGCTGACAAGGACACCGCCCACCGCAACAACGCCTCAGCGGACCGTGAGTCCGCTTGCAAGCACCTCGTCGGATTGGGCGCCAAGCTGACGGCGGAGCAGCAGGACGCGCTGTTCGCTCGCGCTCTGCTGGCGAACACGCAGCAGGCACCCGCCCGGACCCGGGCACACAGGTGGCTCCGTGAGGCAAGCCAGGCGGAATTCACGATCAGCGACACCGATTCGTACTTCGAGGCCGTACTGTCGTCCGGCAAAGACGACCTCATCAACCGTGTCGCCTTCGTTACGGCCCTCGCTGCTGGCGAGGTCCGGGCCCGCGACGGCCGTCGGCAGTGGGACCGCACCGACGCCGATCACGTCCGGCTCCTGATCGAGGTCGGCAACTACCACCCGCAGACCGGGTGGGAGCGAGCACAGCTCACCAAGTTCGGCGTTCCCTTCCCCGGAGCCGACGAAGAACCCGACGCCGACCCCATCAGCTGA
- a CDS encoding ParA family protein, producing MSNKTLPRRDLRPEGRNWPLLFAAFIITGGSAKTSTIIMMAVTLALRGYKVRVFDFDHQRSASHIGCAMDELPAGQGTIYDLMHGASLEDCTVPFRYVVNPADAATGAPAEYEEVENLRIVPGSRNVKNFDTETTQEGNEQLITWFRELCDEYEGDDDVWLLDLPASLSKLVVSALIPFQEDDEIVPPVLVTSKEETDLKATFEELAEMRNQQNARSRRRKTAPTIKHIVMAGTPTPGRPDAEGDATVESMTRTYGEHFQLHKVRWSSFVRQQHRRQAPVHAWGPKNAAPIEDYNKLATALGFVDLDNA from the coding sequence ATGTCCAACAAGACCCTGCCCAGGCGTGACCTGCGCCCGGAGGGCCGAAACTGGCCGCTGCTCTTCGCCGCGTTCATCATCACCGGCGGCAGCGCCAAGACGAGCACCATCATCATGATGGCGGTCACTCTCGCCCTTCGCGGCTACAAGGTCCGCGTCTTCGACTTCGACCACCAGCGCAGCGCCAGCCACATCGGCTGCGCCATGGACGAGCTGCCCGCGGGCCAGGGCACCATCTACGACCTGATGCACGGCGCCTCTCTGGAGGACTGCACCGTTCCGTTCCGCTACGTCGTCAACCCTGCGGATGCGGCGACGGGCGCGCCGGCCGAATACGAGGAGGTCGAGAATCTTCGGATCGTTCCTGGTTCCCGGAACGTGAAGAACTTCGACACCGAGACGACGCAGGAGGGCAACGAGCAGCTGATCACCTGGTTCCGCGAGCTGTGCGACGAGTACGAGGGCGACGATGATGTGTGGCTGCTCGACCTGCCGGCGTCGCTGAGCAAGCTCGTGGTGTCCGCGCTGATCCCGTTCCAGGAGGACGACGAGATCGTTCCGCCGGTCCTGGTCACGAGCAAGGAAGAGACCGACCTCAAGGCGACGTTCGAAGAGCTGGCGGAGATGCGGAACCAGCAGAACGCACGCTCCCGCCGCCGTAAGACCGCCCCCACCATCAAGCACATCGTGATGGCCGGAACCCCCACCCCGGGCCGCCCGGACGCCGAGGGGGACGCGACGGTGGAGTCCATGACGAGGACATACGGGGAGCACTTCCAGCTCCATAAGGTCCGCTGGAGCAGCTTCGTCCGCCAGCAGCACCGGCGCCAGGCCCCCGTGCACGCCTGGGGCCCCAAGAACGCCGCACCGATCGAGGACTACAACAAGCTGGCCACGGCCCTCGGGTTCGTGGATCTCGACAACGCCTGA